The Sulfurospirillum halorespirans DSM 13726 genome has a window encoding:
- a CDS encoding YggS family pyridoxal phosphate-dependent enzyme yields the protein METKNFVTTLDEILTRVEKARLSVDQHLIVKIVAASKSADPSMIEAMYNAGQRCFGENKIQDMSDKVHALEHLPLEWHFIGRLQTNKINQLIDLEPSLMHSLSSLELAQEIDKRLHVKHKTMNVLLQINSAYEEQKAGVMPEEALEVYEQIALTCKHLQLKGVMSIGAHSEERAIIQKSFETTHKIFESLQNQGAKYCSMGMSDDFELAIACGSNMIRLGSILFK from the coding sequence ATGGAAACTAAAAATTTTGTAACCACACTGGATGAAATTCTCACACGCGTTGAAAAAGCGCGTTTGAGTGTCGATCAACACCTGATTGTGAAGATTGTTGCTGCGAGTAAAAGTGCTGATCCTTCGATGATCGAAGCGATGTACAACGCAGGGCAACGCTGTTTTGGAGAAAATAAAATCCAAGACATGAGTGATAAAGTTCATGCCCTCGAACATCTTCCACTCGAATGGCATTTTATCGGGCGTTTACAAACCAATAAGATCAATCAGCTCATCGACTTAGAGCCTTCATTAATGCACTCGCTAAGCTCCTTAGAACTCGCGCAAGAGATCGATAAACGTTTACATGTAAAGCATAAAACGATGAACGTTTTGCTTCAAATCAACAGTGCCTATGAAGAGCAAAAAGCGGGTGTTATGCCTGAAGAGGCGCTCGAAGTGTATGAGCAAATCGCGCTTACATGTAAACATCTTCAGCTTAAAGGCGTCATGAGTATTGGTGCGCATAGCGAAGAGAGGGCCATCATTCAAAAAAGTTTTGAAACGACGCATAAAATTTTTGAATCACTCCAAAATCAGGGTGCAAAATACTGCTCTATGGGAATGAGTGATGATTTTGAACTCGCGATTGCGTGTGGGTCAAATATGATTCGTTTAGGTTCTATTTTATTTAAATAA
- the rseP gene encoding RIP metalloprotease RseP, whose translation MGTLTSILVLSFLIFFHELGHYLAARFFGVHVEVFSIGFGKKVFTKVVGKTEYCLSLIPLGGYVQMKGQDDRDPTKISYDADSYTTKAPWKRIIILFAGPFANFLLAFLLFIAIGSMGVTKFAPIIGQISPSSPALEAGLQENDRIVMINGTLIEAWDEVSQLIQESTGKLEVKIERLGSVQTLLLTPKINEYQNMFGETKQKKMIGIAPSGKTMEVVYGSSELPSFAWQQTVKSTTLILTSLQKLIEGVVSPKELGGIISIVQVTSEASAAGLVALFALTALISVNLGVLNLLPIPALDGGHIMFNLYELITKRAPSERVLTSMTTAGWMLLLSLMALSIFNDIYRLTNGN comes from the coding sequence ATGGGAACACTTACCTCCATTCTGGTTCTTTCCTTTCTCATTTTTTTCCACGAATTGGGTCACTATTTAGCGGCACGTTTTTTTGGCGTGCATGTCGAAGTTTTTAGCATCGGATTTGGCAAAAAAGTCTTCACAAAAGTGGTTGGAAAGACGGAATATTGCCTCTCGCTCATTCCTCTGGGTGGTTACGTGCAGATGAAAGGACAAGACGATCGTGATCCGACCAAAATCAGTTATGATGCCGATAGCTACACGACCAAAGCGCCATGGAAGCGCATCATCATCCTTTTTGCAGGACCTTTTGCGAATTTCTTACTCGCCTTTTTGCTTTTCATCGCCATTGGCTCTATGGGTGTAACCAAATTTGCTCCGATTATTGGTCAAATTAGCCCAAGCTCACCCGCACTTGAAGCAGGTCTTCAAGAAAATGACCGCATTGTGATGATCAACGGCACACTCATTGAGGCGTGGGATGAAGTCAGCCAGCTGATTCAAGAGAGCACGGGCAAACTCGAAGTCAAAATCGAGCGTTTAGGCAGTGTCCAAACCCTTCTTTTAACCCCAAAAATCAACGAATACCAAAATATGTTTGGCGAGACCAAACAGAAAAAGATGATCGGCATTGCACCGAGTGGAAAAACGATGGAAGTGGTCTATGGTAGCAGCGAACTTCCAAGCTTTGCGTGGCAACAGACGGTTAAATCAACCACACTCATTTTGACCAGTCTTCAAAAATTGATCGAAGGCGTTGTCTCTCCCAAAGAGTTAGGCGGCATCATCTCCATTGTTCAAGTCACGTCCGAAGCGAGTGCCGCAGGTCTTGTCGCACTTTTTGCACTCACAGCGCTTATTTCAGTCAACCTTGGCGTGCTCAATCTTCTGCCAATTCCTGCCCTTGATGGCGGACACATTATGTTCAATCTGTACGAGCTTATCACCAAACGAGCACCGAGCGAGCGGGTTCTTACCAGTATGACCACCGCTGGTTGGATGTTGCTTTTAAGCCTGATGGCGTTGAGCATTTTTAATGATATTTACAGGCTAACCAATGGAAACTAA
- the pgsA gene encoding CDP-diacylglycerol--glycerol-3-phosphate 3-phosphatidyltransferase: MMNLPNALASMRIALAPLMFIFLVNRDLSLFSGLHVSWIDYFATLIFVIASATDFFDGYIARNWNQKTQLGAILDPLADKMLTLAAFLGLMMIDRANPWAIFLILTREFFITGLRVAAMGEGKDIAASMAGKVKTVLQMIAIGFLMMNWPFADLLLWAAVALTLYSGYEYIIGYTKKGTH; this comes from the coding sequence ATGATGAACCTACCTAACGCACTTGCAAGCATGCGAATCGCCTTAGCGCCCCTTATGTTTATTTTTTTAGTCAATCGCGATTTGAGTCTCTTTTCAGGTTTACATGTAAGCTGGATAGACTACTTTGCGACACTCATTTTCGTGATAGCGAGTGCGACGGACTTTTTTGACGGCTACATCGCACGCAACTGGAATCAAAAAACACAGCTCGGTGCTATTTTAGATCCATTGGCAGATAAAATGCTCACCTTAGCCGCTTTTTTAGGGCTCATGATGATTGATCGAGCCAACCCTTGGGCGATTTTTCTCATCCTCACGCGTGAATTTTTCATCACAGGACTTCGTGTAGCTGCGATGGGCGAAGGCAAAGACATTGCTGCGAGTATGGCAGGCAAAGTCAAAACCGTTCTTCAGATGATCGCCATTGGTTTTTTAATGATGAACTGGCCTTTTGCAGACCTACTTTTGTGGGCAGCTGTGGCACTGACACTTTACTCTGGCTATGAATACATCATCGGCTATACCAAAAAAGGAACCCATTAA
- a CDS encoding enoyl-ACP reductase, whose amino-acid sequence MKGKTLVISGGTRGIGQAIVYEFARAGVNVAFTYNSNEEIAMEQVKDLEANYGIKARAYALNILEPETYKDLFLEIDKDFDRVDYFISNAIISGRPVVGGYTKFMKLKPRGINNIFTATVNAFVVGAQESAKRMEKVGGGSIISLSSTGNLVYIENYAGHGTAKAAVETMVRYAAAELGCKGIRVNAVSGGPIETDALRAFTNYEEVRDVTAKLSPLGRMGQPQDLAGACLFLCSEKASWITGHTMLIDGGTTFK is encoded by the coding sequence ATGAAGGGAAAAACACTTGTCATAAGTGGCGGTACCAGAGGTATCGGACAAGCTATTGTGTATGAATTTGCCAGAGCGGGTGTGAATGTTGCATTTACGTATAATTCCAATGAAGAGATTGCAATGGAGCAAGTCAAAGATTTGGAGGCAAACTATGGCATTAAAGCTAGAGCCTACGCCCTTAATATCTTAGAACCAGAGACCTATAAAGACCTCTTTTTAGAGATCGATAAAGATTTTGATCGTGTGGATTATTTTATCTCCAATGCCATCATCTCGGGTCGCCCAGTGGTAGGTGGATACACAAAGTTTATGAAACTCAAACCCCGTGGTATCAACAACATTTTTACCGCAACCGTTAACGCTTTTGTTGTGGGAGCGCAAGAATCCGCCAAACGTATGGAAAAAGTCGGTGGTGGTAGCATCATCTCTCTCTCCTCTACAGGCAATCTTGTCTACATCGAAAACTATGCAGGTCATGGTACCGCCAAAGCGGCGGTTGAGACGATGGTACGTTACGCCGCGGCAGAACTTGGCTGTAAAGGCATTCGTGTCAATGCGGTCAGCGGCGGTCCCATCGAAACCGATGCGTTGCGAGCGTTTACTAACTACGAAGAGGTACGTGATGTTACCGCAAAACTCTCTCCTTTAGGACGTATGGGACAACCACAAGACCTTGCAGGGGCGTGTCTATTCCTTTGCTCGGAAAAAGCTTCGTGGATCACAGGGCATACCATGCTCATTGATGGTGGAACGACGTTTAAATGA
- the dapA gene encoding 4-hydroxy-tetrahydrodipicolinate synthase, translating to MQQALQGAMTALITPFKNGKLDEVQYAKLIERQIKNGIDVVVPVGTTGESATLDHDEHRRCIEIAVDVCSHSDVKVLAGAGSNATHEAIGLAKFAQAHGAHGILSVTPYYNKPTQEGLFQHYKAISGSVDIPVLLYNVPGRTGCDLLPDTIFRLFEACPNIYGVKEATGSIDRCVDLLAHQPKLSVFSGEDAINYPILSNGGSGVISVTSNILPDQIAELTHLALKGDFHGAKAINDSLYEINKTLFCESNPIPIKAAMYIAGLLESLEYRLPLCAPSNENMKRIENTLKKYTIKGF from the coding sequence ATGCAACAGGCGTTACAAGGAGCGATGACCGCGCTTATCACTCCGTTTAAAAATGGAAAACTCGATGAAGTTCAATACGCAAAACTTATAGAAAGACAGATTAAAAATGGCATCGACGTTGTTGTTCCTGTAGGAACGACGGGGGAGAGTGCAACACTGGATCATGACGAACACCGTCGCTGTATCGAAATAGCGGTCGATGTCTGTTCACACAGCGATGTTAAAGTGCTCGCAGGGGCGGGAAGCAATGCAACGCATGAAGCGATTGGATTGGCAAAGTTTGCCCAAGCACATGGCGCACACGGCATTCTCTCCGTCACACCGTACTATAACAAACCAACGCAAGAAGGGCTGTTTCAGCACTACAAAGCCATTTCGGGTTCTGTAGATATTCCTGTACTGTTGTACAATGTCCCAGGACGTACGGGGTGCGATTTGTTGCCAGATACCATCTTTAGACTTTTTGAAGCCTGCCCCAATATTTACGGGGTAAAAGAGGCAACAGGTTCAATTGATCGTTGTGTTGATTTGCTCGCACACCAACCCAAACTTTCCGTTTTTAGCGGTGAAGATGCGATTAACTACCCTATTTTATCCAACGGTGGATCGGGCGTTATTTCGGTTACGTCTAACATCTTACCTGACCAAATTGCAGAGCTCACGCATTTAGCGCTCAAAGGTGATTTTCATGGGGCAAAAGCGATCAATGATTCACTCTATGAGATCAATAAAACACTTTTTTGTGAGAGTAACCCTATTCCTATTAAAGCTGCGATGTACATTGCAGGATTATTGGAGAGCTTAGAGTACCGCTTACCACTGTGCGCACCGAGTAATGAGAACATGAAGCGTATTGAAAATACACTCAAAAAATATACCATCAAAGGATTTTAA
- a CDS encoding M16 family metallopeptidase, producing MANSLPEHLTKTLENGLQIVVIPMHNKSDVITTDIFYKVGSGNEIMGKSGIAHMLEHLNFKSTKNLKTGEFDEIVKGFGGVNNASTGFDFTHYYIKSSSKNLPKSLELFAELMQNLKLSDEEFQPERNVVLEERLWRTDNSPIGYLYFRLFNNAFTYHPYHWTPIGFINDIKSWSIEDIRSFHAKYYQPSNAIVVVAGDIEPEEVFSNVTKYFGEIKNATSVPAAHHQVEPQQDGAKRLLIKKESEVEMVAIAYKIPNFAHKDQVALSALSELLSSGKSSKLHRILVDEKKLVNQIYGYAMEAKDPSVFLFLAVCNPGVKAESVEVEILNIIESLKKGDVSDRDIEKIKINTRADFIHNLESSSELATLFGSYYAKGNISPLLTYEEGINALKKEDIIKAVTTYLVPQSSTTVILRKDY from the coding sequence ATGGCTAATTCACTTCCTGAGCACTTGACCAAAACCTTGGAGAATGGTCTACAAATCGTTGTCATTCCCATGCACAACAAAAGTGATGTCATCACAACAGATATTTTTTACAAAGTCGGCAGTGGCAATGAAATTATGGGGAAAAGTGGCATTGCTCACATGCTAGAGCATCTCAATTTCAAATCCACCAAAAACCTCAAAACGGGTGAATTTGACGAAATCGTCAAAGGATTTGGTGGGGTGAATAACGCCTCTACAGGGTTTGATTTTACACACTACTACATTAAAAGTTCCTCCAAGAACTTGCCAAAATCCTTAGAGCTTTTCGCAGAACTGATGCAAAATCTTAAACTCTCCGATGAAGAGTTTCAACCAGAGCGCAATGTGGTACTTGAAGAGCGCCTTTGGAGAACCGATAACTCTCCGATTGGGTATCTCTACTTCAGACTTTTCAACAACGCATTTACCTATCATCCGTATCACTGGACACCGATTGGGTTTATTAATGACATTAAAAGTTGGAGCATTGAAGATATTCGTAGTTTTCACGCTAAGTATTATCAACCCTCAAATGCTATCGTTGTTGTAGCAGGTGACATTGAGCCTGAAGAGGTATTTAGTAACGTTACCAAATACTTTGGCGAGATCAAAAACGCGACTTCTGTTCCAGCAGCGCATCATCAAGTCGAGCCACAGCAAGATGGCGCAAAACGCCTGCTCATTAAAAAAGAGAGCGAAGTGGAAATGGTGGCGATTGCCTACAAAATCCCTAACTTCGCACACAAAGATCAAGTTGCATTATCTGCTTTAAGCGAACTTCTAAGCAGTGGAAAGAGCAGTAAACTTCACCGAATTTTGGTCGATGAGAAAAAACTGGTCAATCAAATCTATGGCTACGCGATGGAAGCCAAAGACCCCTCTGTCTTCTTATTTTTAGCCGTTTGTAACCCTGGTGTGAAAGCGGAGAGCGTTGAAGTAGAGATTTTAAACATCATTGAAAGCCTTAAAAAAGGCGATGTGAGTGATCGCGATATTGAAAAGATCAAGATCAACACACGAGCCGATTTCATACACAATTTAGAGAGTTCAAGCGAGCTTGCAACGTTGTTTGGCTCGTATTATGCCAAGGGGAACATCTCCCCATTATTAACCTATGAAGAAGGCATCAATGCACTGAAAAAAGAGGATATTATCAAAGCTGTCACGACCTATTTGGTTCCACAATCATCCACGACCGTTATATTAAGAAAGGATTACTAA
- a CDS encoding quinone-dependent dihydroorotate dehydrogenase, giving the protein MVDYFGLMKKCMFNFSPENAHHIAEFFFKQGANLTPFILTPLAERFFIHDKRLEQHLFGKTFFNPLGLGAGFDKNATMIKMLTALGFGHIEYGTITPEPQSGNAKPRLFRYVEQESIQNAMGFNNEGMYKVGKRLETLYPFATPLGANIGKNKTTTAENALKDYEKLIKRFKDLSDYLVINISSPNTPGLRDLQNEQFIKDLFVMAKELTCKPVLLKIAPDLAMDDALHVSSTALENGASGIVATNTTIDYSLLPNAKDFGGISGKVLCEKSFAMFEALAKEFYGKTTLISVGGIDSADEAYRRLKAGASLIQVYSAFIFKGPSLNRAINLGILERMDQDGFTHINEVIGSDRR; this is encoded by the coding sequence ATGGTTGATTATTTTGGTTTGATGAAAAAATGTATGTTTAACTTCTCGCCAGAGAATGCACACCATATCGCAGAATTTTTCTTTAAACAGGGTGCTAATTTAACACCTTTTATCCTTACACCTTTAGCAGAGCGCTTTTTTATCCACGACAAACGCCTTGAACAGCATCTTTTTGGCAAAACGTTTTTCAATCCACTCGGTCTTGGCGCGGGATTTGATAAAAATGCAACGATGATTAAAATGCTCACAGCCCTTGGATTTGGGCATATTGAGTATGGCACGATTACGCCTGAGCCACAAAGTGGCAATGCCAAACCACGATTGTTTCGCTATGTTGAGCAAGAGTCCATCCAAAATGCGATGGGTTTTAACAATGAAGGCATGTATAAAGTGGGTAAACGTCTCGAAACCCTCTACCCTTTTGCAACACCGTTGGGGGCGAACATTGGAAAAAATAAAACGACAACGGCTGAAAATGCACTCAAAGATTACGAAAAATTGATTAAGCGTTTTAAAGATTTGAGTGATTATTTGGTCATCAATATCTCTTCTCCCAATACACCAGGCCTTAGAGATTTGCAAAATGAGCAGTTTATTAAAGATCTTTTTGTGATGGCAAAAGAGCTTACATGTAAACCTGTTTTACTTAAAATTGCGCCCGATCTTGCGATGGATGATGCTTTACATGTAAGCTCAACCGCGCTTGAAAATGGCGCTTCTGGCATCGTGGCAACGAACACAACGATTGACTACTCCTTGCTTCCCAACGCCAAAGATTTTGGTGGCATTAGTGGTAAAGTGTTGTGTGAGAAAAGTTTTGCGATGTTTGAAGCCCTTGCTAAAGAGTTTTACGGTAAAACGACCCTTATTTCCGTCGGTGGTATCGACTCAGCCGATGAAGCGTACCGAAGGCTTAAAGCGGGGGCGAGTTTGATCCAAGTCTATTCAGCCTTCATTTTCAAAGGACCTTCGCTCAATCGAGCGATCAATTTAGGCATTTTAGAGCGTATGGACCAAGATGGATTTACGCATATTAACGAAGTTATAGGAAGCGACAGGAGATGA
- a CDS encoding ABC transporter ATP-binding protein: protein MLSIKGVLARFFPFFKDYIPYFLLAILGMVLSSGGTAYSAYLVKPLLDEIFIAKDKEMLQLLPYAIIAVYATKEAGRYMQAYFTAYIGQDIIKRFRENILENLLKLDLTFFHEYRTGELISRNTNDVERVRTVVSNLIPEFLRETLTIFGLVGVVIYQSPELAFYALIIMPLAIYPLSKLSKRMKKVSRASQEKVSDITAKLSEIFNNIEIIQANNAQGYEHSLFKKDNERYFKLTMKSVKVNELVSPIMETLGSIGVAVVIIVGGNEVIDGTMSVGSFFSFLTALFMLYTPIKKISGLYNKMQDAIVASERIFFLLDQIPSITDGKEEIPSKIETITFENVSLSYGEKQALNEVTLETKSGEMIALIGDSGGGKSSLMNMLMRFYDPSKGSITINGMDLKSFNLHNLRHNIAMVTQRVYIFHDTIAANVAYGKEVNEANVIDALQKANAYEFVQNLPLGIHTHLDEFGTNLSGGQRQRIAIARAIYTNPQVLILDEATSALDSHSEQKITEAIEYLIKDKITFVIAHRLSTIKKADKIVLLKHGKISAIGSDEELLNSSKEYLNLKGLQH from the coding sequence ATGCTCAGTATTAAAGGTGTTCTCGCACGGTTTTTTCCTTTTTTTAAAGACTATATTCCCTACTTTCTTTTAGCCATTTTAGGCATGGTGCTTTCCAGTGGTGGAACGGCGTATTCGGCGTATTTGGTGAAGCCTCTTTTGGATGAAATTTTCATCGCCAAAGATAAAGAGATGCTGCAACTCTTACCCTATGCGATCATCGCCGTCTACGCGACCAAAGAGGCGGGGCGTTACATGCAAGCTTACTTTACGGCGTATATTGGGCAAGATATTATCAAACGTTTTCGTGAAAACATTTTAGAAAATCTTTTAAAACTCGACCTCACGTTTTTTCATGAGTACCGAACGGGCGAGCTTATCAGTCGTAATACCAATGATGTTGAGCGTGTTAGAACCGTTGTTTCCAATCTTATTCCTGAATTTTTACGCGAGACATTGACTATTTTTGGGCTTGTGGGCGTTGTCATTTATCAAAGCCCTGAGCTTGCTTTTTATGCGTTGATTATCATGCCGTTGGCTATTTATCCGCTCAGCAAACTTTCAAAACGCATGAAAAAAGTTTCACGCGCTTCTCAAGAAAAAGTCTCTGACATTACCGCAAAACTGAGTGAAATTTTCAACAATATTGAAATCATTCAAGCCAATAATGCCCAAGGCTACGAACATTCGCTCTTTAAAAAAGACAATGAACGCTATTTTAAACTTACAATGAAATCGGTTAAAGTCAATGAACTCGTCAGCCCCATTATGGAGACACTAGGCTCCATTGGTGTTGCGGTTGTCATTATCGTTGGTGGCAATGAAGTCATCGATGGCACGATGAGTGTGGGCTCCTTTTTCTCTTTTTTAACGGCTCTTTTTATGCTCTACACCCCTATCAAAAAGATCTCAGGCCTTTACAATAAGATGCAAGATGCTATTGTGGCAAGCGAGCGCATTTTCTTCTTGTTGGATCAAATCCCTTCTATTACCGATGGGAAAGAAGAAATTCCTTCCAAAATTGAGACCATCACCTTTGAGAATGTTTCGCTCTCGTACGGCGAAAAACAGGCTTTAAATGAGGTAACACTTGAGACAAAATCAGGTGAAATGATCGCGCTTATTGGCGATAGTGGTGGAGGAAAGAGTTCACTTATGAATATGCTGATGCGCTTTTACGACCCCAGCAAGGGATCTATCACCATCAATGGCATGGATCTTAAATCCTTCAATTTGCACAATCTTCGTCATAATATTGCGATGGTCACACAGCGCGTTTACATTTTTCACGACACCATTGCAGCGAACGTGGCGTATGGCAAAGAGGTTAATGAAGCCAACGTCATTGATGCGCTTCAAAAAGCCAATGCGTACGAGTTTGTACAAAATCTGCCGCTGGGAATTCATACCCATTTGGATGAATTTGGCACCAATCTTTCAGGCGGTCAACGCCAGCGCATCGCCATTGCACGTGCCATTTACACCAATCCGCAAGTGCTTATTTTGGATGAAGCCACTTCAGCACTTGATTCACACAGTGAGCAAAAAATCACCGAAGCAATTGAATATCTGATTAAAGACAAGATTACCTTTGTGATCGCGCACCGTTTGAGCACGATTAAAAAAGCCGACAAAATCGTCCTGCTCAAGCACGGTAAAATTTCTGCCATAGGCAGCGACGAAGAGCTCTTAAACAGCTCGAAAGAGTACCTCAATCTAAAAGGTCTGCAACACTAA
- the cysS gene encoding cysteine--tRNA ligase produces the protein MLIYDSVQKKKVPFIPLKENEVKIYVCGPTVYDDAHLGHARSAIAFDLLRRVFTALGYTVTFVKNFTDIDDKIIHKMKESGKSLEEITSFYIERYKNEMHALHVNDADIEPKATESVAEIILFVTSMLDKEVAYATSDGIYFDTAKDAKYLSLSHRILEDDASQSRVEQKEEKKDQKDFALWKFSKANEPSYPAPFGVGRPGWHIECSAMIEKHLASSGDFQIDIHAGGADLLFPHHENEAAQTRCKSDQELAKYWMHNGFVTISGEKMSKSLGNSFFLKDALAIYSGEVLRFYLLATHYRANFNFAEEDLLNTKKRLDKLYRLKKRVFESTPSEVSMSFKEAMLESLSDDLNISKALASLDEMISSANETLDANPKDKVLKATTHANLQWIESLLGIGLYNPYMYFQIGVSEAEKAEIEALIEQRTVAKKAKDFAKADEIRTLLEAKAIQLMDTAQGTQWEKVN, from the coding sequence ATGCTTATATATGATTCGGTACAGAAGAAAAAAGTACCGTTTATCCCCCTTAAAGAAAACGAAGTTAAAATCTATGTCTGCGGTCCAACGGTCTATGATGATGCGCACTTAGGACATGCTAGAAGTGCGATTGCATTTGATCTTTTGCGTCGTGTGTTTACAGCACTAGGATATACCGTCACGTTTGTTAAAAACTTCACCGACATTGATGATAAAATTATTCATAAAATGAAAGAGAGTGGTAAATCACTCGAAGAGATCACCTCCTTTTACATTGAGCGCTATAAAAACGAGATGCACGCTTTACATGTAAACGATGCCGACATTGAGCCAAAGGCGACGGAGAGCGTTGCGGAGATCATTTTGTTTGTCACCTCAATGCTGGATAAAGAAGTCGCGTATGCAACAAGTGATGGTATCTATTTTGATACGGCAAAAGATGCTAAGTACCTCTCCTTAAGCCACAGAATCCTTGAAGATGATGCCTCCCAATCACGGGTAGAACAAAAAGAGGAGAAAAAAGACCAAAAAGATTTTGCACTGTGGAAATTCTCCAAAGCCAATGAACCAAGCTACCCTGCTCCATTTGGTGTGGGACGTCCTGGCTGGCACATTGAATGTTCGGCAATGATCGAAAAACACCTTGCTAGCAGTGGTGATTTTCAGATCGATATTCACGCTGGAGGCGCAGATCTTCTCTTTCCTCACCATGAAAATGAAGCGGCGCAAACGAGGTGCAAAAGCGATCAAGAGTTGGCAAAATACTGGATGCACAATGGCTTTGTAACGATTAGCGGCGAGAAGATGAGCAAATCTCTTGGCAATAGCTTCTTTCTCAAAGATGCCTTAGCGATTTACAGCGGCGAAGTGCTTCGTTTTTACCTGCTTGCAACGCACTACAGGGCTAATTTTAACTTTGCAGAAGAGGATCTTCTCAACACAAAAAAACGTCTTGATAAACTGTATCGTCTCAAAAAACGAGTCTTTGAAAGCACGCCAAGTGAGGTTTCGATGAGTTTTAAAGAGGCAATGCTTGAATCTTTGAGCGATGATCTCAACATCTCAAAAGCCTTAGCAAGTTTGGATGAGATGATCTCCTCAGCCAATGAAACGCTTGATGCCAATCCCAAAGACAAAGTGCTCAAAGCCACAACCCATGCCAATTTACAGTGGATAGAATCCCTCCTTGGCATTGGACTTTACAATCCTTACATGTATTTTCAAATTGGAGTGAGTGAGGCCGAAAAAGCGGAGATTGAGGCATTGATCGAACAACGCACTGTTGCTAAAAAAGCGAAAGATTTTGCTAAAGCGGATGAGATTCGCACGCTTTTGGAAGCCAAAGCGATTCAACTCATGGACACAGCACAAGGAACACAATGGGAAAAGGTCAACTAA